One part of the Paenibacillus silvisoli genome encodes these proteins:
- a CDS encoding DinB family protein has product MLNRPSADEYGAHFGTYIALAPDGDLQQHLLTARSQTAELFTSLTEEQAAYRYAEGKWSVKEVLGHIADTERVMSYRLLRIARGDQTPLPGFDENTFVAGASFDDRTVAELVEDYEAVRGATLSLLRGLSPGAFLRKGTASNTGITARALAYVIAGHELHHLNVVRERYLNR; this is encoded by the coding sequence TTGTTAAACAGACCTTCAGCAGACGAGTATGGCGCACACTTCGGCACGTATATCGCGCTTGCGCCCGATGGCGATTTGCAGCAGCATCTCCTGACAGCCCGCAGCCAAACGGCTGAGCTGTTCACCTCTCTTACCGAGGAACAAGCCGCTTACCGCTATGCGGAGGGCAAGTGGAGCGTGAAAGAAGTGCTCGGCCATATCGCCGACACGGAGCGCGTCATGAGCTACCGGCTGCTTCGGATCGCGCGCGGCGACCAGACGCCGCTGCCCGGCTTTGACGAGAACACCTTTGTCGCCGGCGCTTCCTTCGACGACCGCACCGTTGCGGAGCTAGTCGAGGATTACGAAGCCGTACGCGGCGCGACGCTATCGCTGCTGCGCGGACTGAGTCCGGGAGCGTTTCTGCGCAAAGGGACCGCAAGCAATACGGGCATCACGGCAAGAGCGCTCGCTTACGTGATCGCCGGCCATGAGCTGCATCATCTGAACGTGGTGCGCGAACGGTATTTGAATCGATAA
- the queF gene encoding preQ(1) synthase, protein MSGRSKEELQSGGVTQLGNQGTSYLFNYSPEVLESFDNKHIGRDYWVKFNCPEFTSLCPITSQPDFATIYISYIPDVKMVESKSLKLYLFSFRNHGDFHEDCMNIIMNDLIALMNPRYIEVWGKFTPRGGISIDPYCNWGRPGTKFEEMANYRLMNHDLYPEKVDNR, encoded by the coding sequence ATGTCAGGAAGATCGAAAGAGGAGCTGCAAAGCGGCGGCGTGACCCAGCTGGGCAATCAGGGCACGTCCTATCTGTTCAACTACAGCCCGGAGGTGCTGGAGTCGTTCGATAACAAGCATATCGGACGCGACTATTGGGTGAAATTCAACTGTCCGGAATTTACGAGCTTATGCCCGATTACGTCCCAGCCCGATTTTGCCACCATCTATATCTCCTACATCCCGGACGTGAAAATGGTGGAGAGCAAGTCGCTCAAGCTTTACCTGTTCAGTTTCCGGAACCATGGCGATTTCCATGAGGACTGCATGAACATCATCATGAACGACCTGATCGCGCTTATGAATCCGCGCTACATCGAGGTGTGGGGCAAATTTACGCCGCGCGGCGGCATCTCGATCGACCCGTATTGCAACTGGGGCCGTCCGGGCACCAAATTCGAAGAAATGGCGAACTACCGCCTGATGAATCACGACCTCTATCCGGAGAAAGTCGATAACCGATAA
- a CDS encoding MFS transporter: MKFSWERNLVVLWTGVFFCSMAYSISIPFLPIFLNTELGVTRHLEAWSGIAFGITFLASALISPYWGSLADKYGRKPMLIRSGFSLAALYLINYFVHDPYWFLVIRVFQGLLAGFVPASIALVATNTPEEKTGYALGIMSTAGATGSILGPLVGGIVSHYIGNREAFLFSSAIVLISALVATFFAKEANFNRKAVRSHVMDDLKHALANRSFTLLLLIVSVSTFSVMILEPLITVYVLKMGISSDRASLSSGIIFSAVGIATVIMAPRWGKWGRKIGYEKVLLIGLIGGGVGNILQILVSGYVGFGVLRFGYGLFFAAVNPSLNAMIVQNTESEFRGRAFSLNQSASQLATMAGPIIGGLLGGMMPIHYIFIINGCLLLASAMLFKLLIQQKSSALSGHL; encoded by the coding sequence ATGAAATTTTCATGGGAACGGAACTTAGTCGTACTGTGGACCGGGGTTTTCTTTTGCAGCATGGCCTACTCAATCTCTATCCCGTTTCTGCCGATCTTTCTAAATACGGAGCTCGGCGTCACGCGCCACTTGGAAGCGTGGTCGGGAATTGCCTTCGGCATTACGTTTCTGGCGAGCGCGCTGATTTCGCCCTACTGGGGCTCGTTGGCCGACAAATACGGCCGCAAGCCGATGCTGATCCGTTCCGGCTTCAGCTTGGCCGCCCTTTATTTGATCAATTATTTTGTCCATGACCCATATTGGTTTCTCGTTATTCGCGTGTTCCAAGGCTTGCTGGCCGGCTTCGTGCCGGCGTCCATCGCGCTTGTCGCCACCAATACGCCGGAAGAAAAGACCGGTTATGCGCTCGGCATCATGTCGACGGCTGGCGCGACAGGGAGCATTCTAGGCCCGCTGGTCGGCGGCATCGTCAGCCACTATATCGGCAACCGCGAGGCGTTTCTCTTCTCGAGCGCGATTGTGCTTATCTCCGCGCTGGTCGCGACCTTCTTCGCGAAAGAGGCTAACTTTAACCGCAAGGCGGTCCGGTCGCATGTGATGGACGATCTGAAGCATGCGCTCGCGAACCGGTCGTTTACGCTGCTGCTTCTAATCGTGTCCGTGAGCACGTTTTCGGTTATGATTTTGGAGCCGCTGATAACCGTTTATGTGTTGAAAATGGGCATCTCAAGCGATCGCGCATCGCTCAGCTCCGGCATTATTTTCTCCGCGGTCGGCATCGCGACGGTCATCATGGCCCCGAGATGGGGCAAATGGGGGCGCAAAATCGGCTACGAGAAGGTGCTGCTGATCGGGCTGATCGGCGGCGGCGTCGGCAATATTTTGCAGATTCTCGTCTCGGGCTATGTCGGCTTCGGCGTGCTGCGTTTCGGCTACGGATTATTCTTCGCCGCGGTCAATCCGTCTCTCAACGCGATGATCGTGCAGAACACGGAATCGGAGTTCCGCGGCCGCGCCTTCAGCTTGAACCAATCCGCTTCGCAGCTGGCAACGATGGCCGGGCCGATTATAGGCGGATTACTAGGCGGCATGATGCCGATCCATTATATTTTTATTATCAACGGCTGCTTGCTCTTGGCGTCGGCCATGCTGTTCAAGCTGTTGATCCAACAGAAATCGTCCGCCCTTTCCGGGCATTTATAA
- a CDS encoding Ig-like domain-containing protein gives MTKKQRIQRLKSAKRTAGLLGAAAAISVPAALALPGLAGAASEQSVPVVLKSINSALANEYASKIKAGSSFQLDLTAIFEAADTLDYTVVVQNPNVADVKVAGSSLSINLKKTGSTMVDLIVRLPGQTASIHERFTLKVSANTALGSNISDIIKYFNAHAAELQSPSDFRTLLQAAVSTSVVEPNHAPKASEGTAAVELTAGSSSSIALSDLFSDEDGDELTYRLINPPSSGSFASASIDNATSTLVLNASSVSSQPLSVTVQASDGEASVMKQFSITAKAAPVVNHAPVASAASISVREDGAYTGNLNGVDADNDTLSYFVVTPPGRGVVTLDAGKPGRFTYTPSANANGTDSFTYKVFDGKAYSAEATVSVTITPVNDKPVAAGASIAVTVGNIAQGTLSGSDIEGSALTYSVVSQPTQGTLTVNAATGAYTYTPSATASGSDSFAYVVNDGTIDSDAVTVPITITAVAPANHKPVAVGASLFATAGKTASGNLAATDADSGDVLTYEIVTAPAGTLNLNAGTGAYTYTPLAGASGVDTFTYRVYDGKEYSDAATVTITIEAAPPVNHKPEAVGATLLATAGKQASGNLVATDADSGDVLTYEIVTAPTGTLNLNAGTGVYTYTPLAGASGVDTFTYRVYDGKEYSDAATVTITIEAAPPVNHKPEAVGATLLATAGKQASGNLVATDADSGDILTYEIVTAPTGTLNLNAGTGAYTYTPLAGESGVDTFTYRVYDGKEYSEAATVTITIEAAPPVNHKPEAVGATLLATAGKQASGNLVATDADSGDVLTYAIVTAPTGTLNLNAGTGAYTYTPLAGASGVDTFTYRVYDGKEYSDVATVTITIEAAPPVNHKPEAVGATLLATAGKQASGNLVATDADSGDILTYEIVTAPTGTLNLNAGTGAYTYTPQGTSGTDSFTYRVYDGKEYSDVATVTITIEAAPPVNHKPEAVGATLLATAGKQASGNLVATDADSGDVLTYEIVTAPTGTLNLNAGTGAYTYTPQGTSGTDSFTYRVYDGKEYSEAATVTITIEAAPPVNHKPEAVGATLLATAGKTANGNLAATDADSGDVLTYAIVTAPTGTLNLNAGTGAYTYTPQGTSGTDSFTFCVYDGKEYSEAATVTITIEAAPPVNHAPVANGLSVELNEDVPTVITLGGTDSDGDSLTYRIDDRPDHGMLTLITGELNKYTYTPYYDYNGPDSFTYFVNDGKVDSVSPATVSITVNDVNDPPIASEPFTINVLAGDTATGGLGGWDKENDPYSYIVTDEPEKGVLTVDPEHGYYSYQANESESGADSFTYKLFNSQGESAEVTVSINITVNHAPEANELTVELNEDEQTVITLGGTDSDGDSLSYRIQAWPDNGMLMLITGELNKYTYIPNADFNGSDSFAYVVNDGRVNSAEVVVPITIVPKQDKPTASTISIEIDEDGIASGSLSGYDVDGDALTYRLTSPSSTSLGQFSLNQATGAYTFTPTANAYGATSFTYVVNDGKEDSAETTISINVLPVNDKPQALVPSITVNRGQSTSGSLQGLDSDGDKLTFIQTEAPLQANLVLDPISGSYTLTAHQTASGTDSFKFKVYDGKVYSDVVTVPITITTDNARPVANPISIEMNEDDTYTVELGGTDANNDPLTRRIAKQPINGYIFPSSGSITSYTYIPNYGFSGTDSFTYVVNDGFVDSEVVTVSITIAAVNDAPHASPASISVWEDDVATGRLGAWDDEQDPLTFIVTSSPLNGTLTLENNGDYAYRPNLGYIGADSFTYKVNDGDRDSMEVTVPITVLDPNIPPIAGNTAFTVSSTGIYTGNLSGGDADQDSLTYSIDLEPGAGTVEIIDQRTGKFTYTPMEGVTGSDSFTYKVYDGKAYSNAGNVTVTIVNNEAPIAQGVELIVGAGQTKHGYLDATDEDADYENPDYVLTYVLDTPPAHGSVIMNEPEGGMFIYIPSPGYSGDDSFSYKAYDGLDYSESATVSIYVNPVPTASDASYPTLEDTSVAGQLPGEDDNGIIQYLIVDDPINGGVNLNQETGAFTYTPNMDFNGTDFFTYKVYDGTSYSEVKKITITVEPQPDPITKGEVDVDGVINIHMHAGQTAVLDLSQVFIDVDGDIEYMTSLSSQDMVVAKINGNELTLLAPTGTYSFTSFNLVASDDDFETFVSIPVHLEAGDLEGPSPDLPDVGLPNGELTYEIDVAPYFHGSYSYSVVGIDGGATLHSLEGSTLTLDLVPDDTSIVAISGTDNNGLTIIDYFYLDVGLGVRDIGVQFFGNYPEETYVSHSAYIYMKDIFHSANLFRVTDYNEAEIKSIGSYSLGSWTDNVDLSLWTDVTFSGVSEITVEGCASEEEAGCTPENVQSYVLQIRENTAPVVDGQEFMPIFIRKGDAAEVNIIDPDNDPNLIVDPQMDDSICGETGSCISTAYANGKLFVSGLEEGQTSLEIFTSDGLPFGDQYTYRTFVVHDADEIVDFSGSKFTEIKITNYVASLDQSEPLTVEVVGSSEMLAHYSDTTSTMQGDHFVDLEAVGSDWALPGIESITLKVTDWQGNSVEIDLLLFAPMILV, from the coding sequence ATGACGAAGAAGCAAAGAATACAGCGCCTCAAGTCCGCCAAAAGAACCGCGGGCTTGCTCGGCGCCGCGGCCGCGATTTCCGTTCCCGCTGCGCTCGCCTTGCCGGGACTTGCAGGCGCCGCCAGCGAGCAATCCGTCCCGGTCGTTCTGAAGAGCATCAACAGCGCGCTTGCGAATGAGTATGCGTCCAAAATCAAGGCGGGAAGCAGCTTCCAGCTCGATTTGACAGCGATTTTCGAAGCGGCTGACACGTTGGATTATACGGTCGTCGTCCAAAATCCGAACGTGGCTGACGTTAAGGTAGCCGGCAGCAGCCTGTCGATCAATCTTAAAAAAACCGGCTCGACCATGGTCGATTTGATCGTCCGCCTGCCGGGTCAGACCGCATCTATCCATGAACGGTTCACGCTGAAGGTCAGCGCCAATACCGCGCTCGGCTCCAACATCAGCGATATTATTAAATATTTCAACGCCCATGCAGCCGAGCTTCAATCGCCAAGCGATTTCCGGACGCTGCTGCAAGCGGCGGTCTCCACCTCCGTCGTCGAGCCGAACCATGCGCCGAAAGCTTCCGAAGGAACGGCGGCGGTTGAACTGACGGCAGGCTCCTCTTCCTCGATCGCGCTTAGCGACTTGTTCAGCGACGAAGACGGCGATGAGCTTACATACCGATTGATCAACCCGCCTTCGAGCGGTTCGTTTGCGTCGGCGTCGATCGACAACGCGACTAGCACGCTGGTTTTGAATGCGAGCAGCGTAAGCTCGCAGCCGCTTTCCGTGACGGTGCAGGCAAGCGACGGCGAGGCGAGCGTGATGAAGCAGTTCAGCATTACGGCGAAGGCCGCGCCGGTGGTGAATCATGCGCCGGTTGCGAGTGCTGCGAGTATTTCGGTGCGGGAAGACGGTGCTTACACCGGCAATCTGAACGGCGTAGATGCCGACAATGACACACTCAGCTACTTCGTCGTGACGCCGCCGGGCCGAGGTGTCGTTACGCTGGACGCGGGCAAGCCGGGCCGATTTACATATACGCCTAGCGCCAACGCGAACGGAACGGATTCGTTCACGTACAAGGTGTTCGACGGCAAAGCCTACTCGGCAGAAGCGACGGTTAGCGTGACGATCACGCCGGTGAACGACAAGCCGGTGGCAGCGGGCGCGTCGATTGCGGTGACGGTGGGGAATATCGCGCAAGGGACGCTTAGCGGCTCCGACATCGAAGGCAGCGCGCTGACATACAGCGTCGTCAGCCAACCGACGCAAGGGACATTGACCGTGAACGCGGCAACGGGCGCTTACACGTACACGCCTTCGGCAACTGCGAGCGGAAGCGATTCGTTCGCTTACGTGGTGAACGATGGAACAATCGATTCGGATGCAGTGACGGTGCCGATTACGATTACGGCCGTGGCGCCTGCAAATCACAAGCCGGTGGCTGTAGGGGCGTCACTGTTCGCTACTGCAGGCAAAACAGCGAGTGGCAATCTTGCAGCTACGGATGCGGACAGCGGGGATGTCTTGACGTACGAGATTGTAACTGCTCCTGCCGGTACGTTGAATTTGAACGCTGGAACCGGCGCGTATACATATACGCCGCTTGCTGGCGCGAGCGGGGTGGATACATTCACGTACCGCGTGTATGACGGCAAAGAATATTCGGACGCAGCAACCGTGACGATTACGATCGAAGCGGCGCCGCCGGTGAACCATAAGCCAGAGGCAGTTGGAGCAACGTTGCTCGCTACCGCAGGCAAACAAGCGAGCGGCAATCTCGTAGCTACGGATGCGGACAGCGGGGATGTCTTGACGTACGAGATTGTAACTGCTCCTACCGGTACGTTGAATTTGAACGCTGGAACCGGCGTGTATACATATACGCCGCTTGCTGGCGCGAGCGGGGTGGATACATTCACGTACCGCGTGTATGACGGCAAAGAATATTCGGACGCAGCAACCGTGACGATTACGATCGAAGCGGCGCCGCCGGTGAACCATAAGCCAGAGGCAGTAGGAGCAACGTTGCTCGCTACCGCAGGCAAACAAGCGAGCGGCAATCTCGTAGCTACGGATGCGGACAGCGGGGATATCTTGACGTACGAGATTGTAACTGCTCCTACCGGTACGTTGAATTTGAATGCTGGAACCGGCGCGTATACATATACACCGCTTGCTGGCGAGAGCGGGGTGGATACATTCACGTACCGCGTGTATGACGGCAAGGAATATTCGGAAGCAGCGACCGTGACGATTACGATCGAAGCGGCACCGCCGGTGAACCATAAGCCAGAGGCAGTTGGAGCAACGTTGCTCGCTACCGCAGGCAAACAAGCGAGCGGCAATCTCGTAGCTACGGATGCGGACAGCGGGGATGTCTTGACGTACGCGATTGTAACTGCTCCTACCGGTACGTTGAATTTGAACGCTGGAACCGGCGCGTATACATATACACCGCTTGCTGGCGCGAGCGGGGTGGATACATTCACGTACCGCGTGTATGACGGCAAGGAATATTCGGACGTAGCAACCGTGACGATTACGATCGAAGCGGCACCGCCGGTGAATCATAAGCCAGAGGCAGTAGGAGCAACGTTGCTCGCTACCGCAGGCAAACAAGCGAGCGGCAATCTCGTAGCTACGGATGCGGACAGCGGTGATATCTTGACGTACGAGATTGTAACTGCTCCTACCGGTACGTTGAATTTGAACGCTGGAACCGGCGCATATACATATACGCCGCAAGGAACTAGCGGGACGGATTCCTTCACATACCGCGTGTATGACGGCAAGGAATATTCGGACGTAGCAACCGTGACGATTACGATCGAAGCGGCACCGCCTGTGAACCATAAGCCAGAGGCAGTTGGAGCTACGTTGCTCGCTACCGCAGGCAAACAAGCGAGCGGCAATCTCGTAGCTACGGATGCGGACAGCGGGGATGTCTTGACGTACGAGATTGTAACTGCCCCTACCGGTACGTTGAATTTGAACGCTGGAACCGGCGCATATACATACACGCCGCAAGGAACTAGCGGTACGGATTCCTTCACATACCGCGTGTATGACGGCAAGGAATATTCGGAAGCAGCGACCGTGACGATTACGATCGAAGCGGCACCGCCGGTGAACCATAAGCCAGAGGCAGTTGGAGCAACGTTGCTCGCTACCGCAGGCAAAACGGCGAATGGCAATCTTGCAGCTACGGATGCGGACAGCGGGGATGTCTTGACGTACGCGATTGTAACTGCTCCTACCGGTACGTTGAATTTGAACGCTGGAACCGGCGCGTATACATATACGCCGCAAGGAACAAGCGGGACGGATTCCTTCACATTCTGCGTATATGACGGCAAGGAATATTCGGAAGCAGCGACCGTGACGATTACGATCGAAGCGGCACCGCCGGTGAATCATGCGCCGGTAGCGAATGGGCTCTCCGTAGAGCTGAATGAAGATGTGCCGACGGTTATTACGCTCGGTGGAACGGATAGCGACGGCGATTCGCTTACGTATCGGATTGATGATAGGCCAGATCATGGCATGCTGACCTTGATTACCGGCGAGCTGAATAAATATACTTACACGCCTTACTACGACTACAACGGGCCCGACTCGTTCACGTATTTCGTGAACGACGGCAAAGTAGATTCGGTGTCACCGGCGACGGTATCGATCACCGTAAACGATGTCAACGATCCGCCGATCGCGTCAGAACCTTTTACGATCAACGTCCTCGCCGGAGATACGGCTACAGGCGGACTAGGCGGATGGGATAAGGAAAATGATCCGTATTCGTACATCGTAACGGATGAGCCTGAGAAAGGTGTTCTGACGGTCGATCCGGAGCATGGATATTATTCATACCAGGCCAATGAGTCCGAGAGCGGCGCGGATTCTTTTACATACAAGCTGTTTAATAGCCAAGGCGAATCCGCGGAAGTAACGGTCAGCATTAACATAACGGTGAACCATGCGCCGGAAGCAAACGAGCTCACGGTCGAACTGAATGAAGATGAGCAGACCGTTATTACGCTCGGCGGGACGGACAGCGATGGCGATTCACTCTCGTATCGTATTCAGGCTTGGCCAGACAATGGCATGTTGATGTTAATCACTGGCGAGCTCAACAAGTATACGTACATTCCTAATGCGGATTTCAACGGATCGGACAGCTTTGCGTATGTCGTGAATGACGGAAGAGTGAACTCGGCGGAAGTCGTCGTTCCGATTACGATTGTGCCAAAACAAGACAAGCCTACGGCGTCTACAATATCCATCGAAATCGATGAGGACGGGATCGCATCAGGCAGCTTGAGCGGCTACGATGTGGATGGCGATGCGCTGACATACAGACTGACGTCCCCATCATCCACGAGCTTGGGGCAATTTAGCCTCAATCAAGCGACAGGCGCATACACGTTTACGCCGACGGCCAACGCTTACGGAGCAACGTCTTTCACGTATGTCGTCAACGATGGCAAAGAGGACTCGGCGGAAACAACGATCTCGATCAACGTTTTGCCGGTGAACGATAAGCCGCAAGCGCTGGTACCTTCGATTACGGTTAATCGGGGACAATCGACTTCCGGTTCGCTGCAAGGCCTCGATTCGGATGGCGATAAGCTAACGTTTATACAGACCGAGGCGCCTTTGCAAGCCAACTTGGTTCTTGACCCGATATCCGGCTCGTACACGTTGACGGCGCATCAGACGGCAAGCGGGACCGACTCCTTCAAATTCAAAGTCTACGACGGAAAAGTATACTCGGATGTAGTGACGGTTCCGATTACCATTACGACGGATAACGCTCGTCCTGTGGCCAATCCGATCAGTATTGAAATGAATGAGGATGACACGTATACCGTTGAGCTTGGCGGCACGGATGCAAACAATGATCCGCTGACGCGGCGGATCGCGAAACAGCCGATTAATGGCTATATCTTCCCAAGCTCCGGAAGCATAACGAGCTATACCTATATACCGAATTATGGTTTTAGCGGAACGGACTCGTTTACCTATGTCGTGAATGACGGTTTCGTAGATTCGGAGGTCGTAACGGTCTCGATTACGATTGCCGCGGTAAACGATGCGCCTCATGCGTCGCCGGCATCTATCTCGGTATGGGAGGACGATGTCGCAACAGGCAGACTGGGCGCATGGGATGACGAACAGGATCCGCTCACGTTTATCGTGACGTCTTCGCCGTTGAACGGCACGCTGACTCTCGAAAACAACGGGGACTACGCATACAGGCCGAATTTGGGCTACATCGGGGCGGACTCTTTTACGTATAAGGTAAACGACGGGGATCGGGATTCGATGGAAGTGACGGTCCCGATTACAGTACTCGATCCCAATATTCCGCCTATCGCCGGGAATACGGCGTTCACTGTTTCGAGCACCGGCATTTATACAGGCAACCTAAGCGGTGGCGACGCCGATCAGGATAGTCTGACTTATTCCATCGATTTAGAGCCAGGGGCAGGTACGGTTGAAATCATTGATCAGCGGACAGGGAAGTTTACGTATACCCCGATGGAAGGGGTAACAGGTTCGGACAGCTTTACGTATAAGGTTTACGATGGGAAGGCGTATTCGAATGCCGGCAACGTTACGGTCACCATCGTGAACAACGAGGCCCCGATTGCCCAGGGAGTTGAACTCATAGTCGGAGCGGGTCAAACGAAACACGGTTATTTAGATGCGACTGACGAAGATGCGGACTACGAAAATCCAGACTACGTCTTAACTTACGTTCTGGATACGCCTCCGGCTCACGGATCGGTGATCATGAATGAACCAGAGGGAGGCATGTTCATCTATATCCCTTCACCGGGTTATTCAGGCGACGACTCCTTCTCGTACAAAGCGTATGACGGTCTGGACTACTCGGAAAGCGCGACGGTTTCCATCTATGTCAATCCTGTGCCGACCGCGTCGGACGCTTCTTACCCGACGCTAGAGGACACGTCCGTAGCTGGACAGCTACCCGGTGAGGATGACAACGGAATTATTCAATATCTCATCGTGGATGATCCGATCAACGGCGGAGTGAATTTGAACCAAGAAACCGGTGCATTTACTTATACGCCGAATATGGACTTTAACGGAACCGATTTTTTCACTTACAAAGTCTACGACGGCACGAGTTACTCGGAGGTCAAAAAGATCACGATTACCGTTGAACCTCAACCCGATCCAATCACCAAGGGAGAGGTTGACGTGGATGGCGTGATCAATATCCATATGCATGCCGGTCAGACGGCGGTACTGGATTTGTCGCAAGTCTTTATCGATGTGGATGGCGATATCGAATATATGACTTCACTCTCAAGCCAAGACATGGTCGTCGCGAAGATCAATGGAAATGAATTGACGCTGCTTGCGCCAACCGGCACGTACAGTTTCACTTCATTTAATTTGGTGGCGAGCGATGACGATTTTGAAACGTTTGTTTCGATTCCGGTTCATCTCGAAGCGGGCGATTTAGAGGGGCCAAGTCCCGATCTGCCGGATGTAGGCCTGCCGAACGGTGAGTTAACGTATGAAATCGACGTCGCCCCGTATTTCCATGGTAGCTATTCGTATTCCGTAGTAGGCATTGATGGGGGCGCTACGCTGCACTCACTTGAGGGTTCGACGCTGACGCTTGATTTGGTTCCGGATGACACTTCAATCGTTGCGATATCGGGTACAGATAATAACGGTTTGACGATCATCGATTATTTCTATTTGGATGTAGGGCTCGGGGTCAGGGATATCGGCGTGCAATTTTTTGGTAATTACCCAGAGGAAACTTACGTTAGTCATAGCGCCTACATCTATATGAAAGACATTTTCCACAGCGCTAACTTGTTCCGGGTTACCGATTACAACGAAGCGGAAATTAAGAGCATCGGCAGTTACTCGTTAGGCAGCTGGACGGACAATGTCGACTTGAGCCTGTGGACCGATGTGACTTTTTCTGGTGTATCGGAAATTACCGTCGAAGGATGCGCGTCCGAGGAAGAAGCTGGCTGTACGCCGGAGAACGTCCAAAGCTACGTCTTGCAAATCAGAGAAAATACGGCTCCTGTAGTAGACGGCCAAGAGTTTATGCCAATCTTTATAAGGAAAGGCGATGCAGCCGAGGTTAATATTATCGATCCCGACAACGATCCGAATTTGATCGTCGACCCTCAAATGGACGATTCGATTTGCGGGGAAACGGGAAGCTGTATTTCAACAGCCTATGCCAACGGGAAGCTGTTCGTCTCTGGGCTAGAAGAAGGCCAGACGAGCCTCGAAATTTTCACATCCGACGGACTTCCGTTTGGTGATCAATACACCTACCGTACCTTCGTCGTGCACGATGCCGATGAAATCGTCGATTTTAGCGGCAGCAAGTTTACGGAAATCAAGATCACAAACTATGTAGCGAGTCTGGATCAATCCGAGCCTTTGACAGTGGAAGTGGTAGGCTCAAGCGAGATGCTGGCACATTATTCCGATACAACCAGCACCATGCAAGGCGACCATTTCGTTGATTTAGAAGCCGTCGGCTCTGACTGGGCTTTGCCGGGTATAGAGAGTATTACGCTTAAAGTCACTGATTGGCAGGGCAATTCCGTCGAAATCGATTTGTTATTGTTCGCGCCGATGATATTGGTATAA